The Chitinophaga caeni genome segment TGCACGGTACCATCTTCGAAAACAGTAACCCAGTGATTGTTAGTGCCGCCCCAGCTACTTGAAGTGAGTGCATCATCGTCATGGCTGAATTTCATTAGATCCCCGGCAGGATGATGCAAAGCAAAGCTACTGCTGGGTGTGCTTGAGCTCCTGTTCCAACCGGAATAAAAGATGCCTGAGCATTGCGAGGGGGTATCATCTAATTCTAGCAAGGCAAAATCGGTAGGGGCATAATTAGCTCTCAAGGTGCACCCGTTAAATTGAATATCTTCGGTCCAACCGGAGTTGGTTGCACATGTCGCGCTCCAATATTGAAATTGGAATACCCAATCTTCTACGTTGCCCGCGGCGAGGCAATGGTTTGCCGTGAGTAAATAAGGTGTATTGGTATTAGCGGTATTCATAATCAATGCACCGGTACAAGCCTCGCTACCATCTGCAACGATCAGCGCAACGGAATTGCGTTCTTCTTCCCAACCGGTAGCTTCCGGGCAAACAACGTTGATATTACAGGTTGCCGAGGCGCCTTCATCACCGAAATATTCATGGCCGAATTTCTTAAAACCGAAGTTTATTTTTTCAATGACCAGGCTATTCTGTTCTTTTTCTGCGGCGGGAAATCGCAAGATGATATCGAGGTGACTGCCTTGGTACACGCGGGTTGCCCAAATTTGGGAACGGCTGTTTTCGGAAGCGGTGATGCTGTCCGTAAGCTCAAAAGAGCTGTTGATACTCAGTATTGCATGCTCCGAAAGATGGAATTTGCCGAATCGAAGGGAGGTGTTCCGGGCATCCGCTGCATTGAGCTTCAGGATATACACCAATGTATCTCCCTTGTTTTGTGACTTCGCTTGCGAAAGCATATCAATATTTACAGCAACGGGTACGGCAAATTTATTGATATACTCAAGGGGATAACTATCATCCGGTGCCTTATTCAACAAGGAATTGAATATACTTGGCGCATTGACTTTTGTTTCCCCGATGTTCCGGCTGTCAATACTGAGCATCTTGGAAGGAATCCCATCTTTAAATATCTTGGTACGAACTTGTGCGAAACTGCCCAGGGTACAGGCGCAACAGATTAACAATAGGGTGGTAAAGTAAAGATGTTTCATAGATAGATTTTAAATGTGTGTATATGAAATCGATAAGTTCGACACAACGGGATAACATTATTATATTCATAAACGTGGCAATAAGGGTACAACAAAACCGGGTTACACGATAGTCAAGGAAATTAATATTCGGGATAATGAATAAAACAATGTTTCTAATTATTAAATTAGGAATAATAACTTAATAATTCAAGCTGAAATTATAAAAATTGATTTGTCAATTAGTATGGTACTAATATTCAGTAAGTTAGGATTAGAAAAGATTTATTCCATGGAAATGTAGTAATATGGCACTATTTCGTGGATATCCTTTGTTTATTTCTTTGTTCCCTGCGTTCACGTAACTGTTTATAAATAAGGGTTCTAAATTCCCTTTCCGCCTTAAAAAATTGGGATACCTTTTGAGGGGGTAAGATTTTCATAAACTCATCGCGGTATTTCATTTTAATGTTAATCAACTCTTTTTCAAACCGAAATTCGTTGGTCATATCTTTCTGGGCCGCGGCATCTTTATCCTGTAATTGTATATTTCTCACTTCCTTGCGTGCCTTCCTTCTTCTATTGATCAAAGCTTCTGTCTCTTCGGTGTATTGATCGAAAACAGGCCAGAATAACTTTGCCTCTTCGGCGGTAAGATCGAGCTCCCGGCCGATGTATAAAATTTCAAGGGATTTTAGTTTTTGTTGTCTTTTAGCAGCAGGTGCAGCGGTATTCTTGGTACTATCTTGACCAAAAGCATCTTGATGCAGTATTAGTTGACAGGAACAAATCAATATGATTAAGGAGAGTAATTTTATCTTCATGGTGTGTCCGGATTAAAAGGAATTTCTTTTAAAGTATTATCTTCCAATAAGTTATCAATATCTTGCTCATCGATGCTAACAGGAAGATCTTCCAGGTGCATGCTTGGCTCCAT includes the following:
- a CDS encoding T9SS type A sorting domain-containing protein, whose amino-acid sequence is MKHLYFTTLLLICCACTLGSFAQVRTKIFKDGIPSKMLSIDSRNIGETKVNAPSIFNSLLNKAPDDSYPLEYINKFAVPVAVNIDMLSQAKSQNKGDTLVYILKLNAADARNTSLRFGKFHLSEHAILSINSSFELTDSITASENSRSQIWATRVYQGSHLDIILRFPAAEKEQNSLVIEKINFGFKKFGHEYFGDEGASATCNINVVCPEATGWEEERNSVALIVADGSEACTGALIMNTANTNTPYLLTANHCLAAGNVEDWVFQFQYWSATCATNSGWTEDIQFNGCTLRANYAPTDFALLELDDTPSQCSGIFYSGWNRSSSTPSSSFALHHPAGDLMKFSHDDDALTSSSWGGTNNHWVTVFEDGTVQPGSSGSPLYDMYHRIVGQLHGDQNNMGNYCAQRRGEYGKFNLSWTGGGTNSTRLSNWLDPINSGTYSINTENISDLVPPLTISGPSYICSSGTYSISTSLPVSSWVVYPVGYATISGSGSSVTVTRTNVGTVSLEATVTHPCGDQSVISRTIDLSGPAVTAYGTQGSCSGSSQTWYLYANTPSNGSNWNWYVDYLGTGSSIYISSPSSSSTYVTVTGGGVVKMTYKDLCGVTRNGGGITVYSMCSSFSVSPNPARSSIQITLDEENKQSAAATAKSQETSAENMQLIRDKVPQKVQTIRFVKIISLDGKVIKQQRFNGDQLKQTQMDISGIPAGVYIIEISDGINSQSSKLMIQ